The genomic DNA TCGCGGACCTGCTGGTCGAAAACAACTTCATCACGAGCAACCAGGCGAAGCGGATTCGCCACCAGATCGAGTCGCGCAAGTCCAGCCGAATCCCCGGCTACCAGCTCATCACCGAGGCCGGCAAGGGCGCGATGGCCAAGGTGTACAAGGCCAAGCAAGTCTCGCTCGATCGCATCGTCGCGGTCAAAGTCTTGCCGAAAAAGGTCAGCGACAACGCCGACTTCGTGGAACGGTTCTACCGCGAGGGGCAGGCGGCGGCGAAGCTGTCGCACAACAACATCGTCCAGGCGATCGACGTCGGCTCCACGCCCGACGGCTACCACTTCTTCGTCATGGAGTGGCTCGAAGGTCCGTCGCTCTACGACATGATGCAGGCCCCGCCTGTCGGGGAGAACAAGACCTTCTCCGAGGCCGAAGTCATCGACATCGGCATCCAGATGGCCTCGGCGCTCTCCCACGCCCACAAGCGGGGCATGCTCCACCGCGACGTCAAGCCCAAGAACATCGTCCTCTCCCCCAACGGCATCGCCAAGCTCACCGATCTGGGTCTGGCCCGGGCCAAGGACGACGTAAAAGCCGCCGAGTCCGAGGCCGGCAAGGCCTACGGCACGCCCTACTACATCTCCCCCGAGCAAATCCGCGGCGAGATCGACATCGACTACCGGGCCGACATCTACTCGCTGGGGGCGACGCTCTGGCACTTGGCCGTCGGTCGTCCGCCCTACGAGGGGGATTCGCCTTCGGCAGTCATGCACAAGCACCTGAAAGAGCCGCTCACCCCGCCGGACCACGTCAACGTCGTGCTCGGCACCGGGATCAGCGAGGTCATCGAAGTCTGCATGAAAAAGGACCGCAACGAGCGGTACCAGCACACCGAAGACCTGCTTCAGGACCTAAGACGCGTTAAGGACGGCGAGCCGCCGATCCACGCCCGCCGGGCCGTCGATTTCGAGGCCCTCGCCGAAGCCGAGGCCAACGCCGGCCAACGCACCGTCGACCTGAACCCCGTCGACCAACCCAACATCTGGGAAAACCCCGGCGTTCTCGCCATCCTCGGCCTCGGCGTCGTGAGCATCCTGGCCAACCTGATCCTCGTCGCGATCGTGCTAACGGGTTGATATCAAAGTAGTTAAAAGAAGCCGGCCCGGCTGGTTGTCTTCCGCCCGTCAGGCCACCTTGACCACGCCATGATTTCGCGATATTTTTCGGTTTGAACCGGTTCAATACGTCCATATCGGCCTGAGGAGGCTGTGGATGTCGTTTACGGAAATCGGTCCAGAGGAGAATCTCATGCATGTGCGTCTCACAGCCGCCTTGGCGGCTCTTTCCATCTCAGCGGCAACGTCGTTCGCGGCGAACGTCACGCTCGTCGACACGACGGCCGGCACCGCCGTCAATGACGGAATCGTCGGCCTTCCGGGCGAATACAGCCAGTCCACTGCCGGCATCAACAGCGGGTTTGGTGACGTGATCGGCCTGGGTAGCTCGTTCGCCATCGACTCGGACACGGCCGGCAACGTCAATATCGGGATTGCCTCCGCCGGGTCGTTCAACGACGCGGCCGTGATTTATATTGACTCGATCGGCGGCGTCGGGCTCAACTCGACCACCACGATCGAGGACACCTCCGACCCGGGCCGCAGCGCGATCAGCGGTGACGGCGGCGGCAACGAGAGCGAGATCACCTTTGCACCCACCTTCTTCGCCGATTTCGCGATCGCCATCGACACCGGGTTTGCCGGCTTGTTCCAGATCAACAGCGACGGGTCATTGACCTTCGTCGCCAGTGCCAACCGGAACGCCGCCGACAGCAACAACACCGAGATCGACTTCAATCTCTCGAATATCGGCCTCTCCGCGGGCGACAGCTTCGACTTCGTCGTCACCTACCTGAACTCGAGCAACGCGTTCCGCTCGGACGAGTTCGTCGGCGTCTCGGGTACGACCGTCCCGTCGGGCAACATCGGCCAAAATCCGGTTACGCTGCTGACCAACGACTTCGCGACGTTCACCGCCATCCCCGAACCCCTCTCCGTCCTCGCCGGCGGTGGGCTGCTCGGGCTGATCGTGCTTCGTCGGCGTTGAGCGCTTACGAACAAGCTGCGATTCACCGACACCGCCGTGGCCCTCGGGTCGCGGCGGTGTTTTTGAGTTGGTGTGGGCGGGTCTCGTACACACCCACCGGTCGTGTACAACCTGGCGCGCTCGCACATTCTCGGACGTGCCCGACACCACCGCGCATACCCTTGCCCGACGGACCGAACTGCCCCACGCCGGGCGTCACGGAGGAACTTTCATGGCGGAACTGCAGAGCGAATCCACCCCGAACACCAACGGCTCCAACGGCCGCGCGCCAGTCCGCCGGGAGGTTCCGGCAGAGACCGCTCCCACCACCAACGACGTCCGCCTGCCACCCAACGACATCGTCGCGGAGATGTGCCTGCTGGCGTCGCTGATGCTCGACCGCGACGTCGTCGGCGACATCGCGCCGATGCTCACCAAGGAGACGTTCTACCTCCCCGAGCACGGACTGGTCTACGAGATCATCGTCGCGCTCTACAACGAGAACCGCGCGTGCGACACCGTCATCGTCCGCGACGAGTTGGTGAAGCGCGACCAGTACGAACGCCTCGGCGGCGCGGAGTTCCTCGCCAATATCCTCGGCTCCGTCCCATCCGCCGCCCACGCCAAGCACTACGCGCAGATCGTCAAGGAAAAGCAGATCCTGCGTCGGCTGATCAAGGCGTCCGACGAGGTGTTGCAGGACTGCTACGGCTCGCACGACAAGGCCGAGAACGTGCTCGAAGTCGCCGAGCGTCGGTTCTTCGAGATCGCCCAGGAGAAAGTTTCGGGCGACATGTCCAAGCTCGGCAACGTCGCGATGGACGTGTACGACATGCTCTACGAGCGTGGCCATCGCGGCATCGACACCGACTACACCGATCTCGACGAAATGCTCAACGGCCTGCAGAAGGGCGAGATGCTCATCGTCGCGGCCCGGCCGTCGATGGGTAAGACCGCCTTCGCGATGAACATCGTGCAGAACGTCGCGGCCAAGCAGGTGCCGTGCGCGGTCTTCAGCCTGGAAATGTCCAAGCAGCAGCTCGCCCAGCGGATGCTCTGCAGCCGGGCCGGCATCGACGCGCAGCGCGTCCGCAAGGGCATGCTCAACCACGAGGAGTACCAACGCCTCGCACAGGTGGTGAATGAGTTGGACAAGTACCCCGTCTGGGTCGACGACTCGGCCGGCCTGACGCTGCTGGAGCTCCGCGCCAAGTGCCGACGCCTGCACCGCCAACACCAGATTCAGCTCGTGATGATCGACTACATGCAGCTGATGGACAACCCCGGCCCCGAGTCACGCCAGCAGCAGATCAGCGAGATCAGCCGCGGCATCAAGGCGATCGCACGAGAGTTGGAAGTGCCGGTGATTTGCCTGAGTCAGCTCAACCGCCAGTCCGAAGGCCGCGACGGCCACCGCCCCCGCATGAGCGACCTGCGCGAGTCGGGCTCCATCGAGCAGGACGCCGACGTCGTCATGCTCCTGCACCGCGAGGATTACTACAATCAGACCCAGCCCGACTTCGTCCCGAGCAACGAAGCGGAGGTGATCGTCGCCAAACAACGCAACGGCCCGACCGGCACGGTGAAGCTGATGTTCGACAACAAGACGACGAGCTTCAGGAACCTGGCGAGCGGGATCGATGCGTTCTGAGTATCGGACCTCGCGGCCGACCCACGCCTGAAGGCGTGGGCTTTTGGTATGCGTCGCCAAAGCCCACGGCTTCAGCCGTGGGTCGGCAATGCCGCTGGATCGTGCAACAACGTCCGATCAGGCAAACACAGAATCCCCGCTGCACCACGCTTCGTGTGATCCATGATGTACGGCACAACGGCCAGTTGATGCTCCCGATTCTCAATCGGCTTGCACAAACCCCGCTTGGCAAACACACCGCCCTGCCGCGTGATCCCGATCCTCGACAGATGACGCGCTGTTCGCCCTTTCGCTCGACCGATCCAATGTCGCGGATTGTCGTCGACGCATTTCACCAGCGCGTGCAGGTGATGGTCGTCGAGCGTCAAACAAACCCAAGCTTGGCCATCGGCACACAGTGAGCGAGCGATCAACCGGCAGGCGACCAACGCCGCCGAGCTCGGCACATGGACTGGGGCTCGCGACATCGATCGCCGGACCGCCGCACGGCGATGGTCGAACGCGTTGGCTGGTGGAGGGTGCTTGTAGTCGAACGGAATATGTTCGCGATGGTGCCGTGTGCGAAAACCAAAAGCGGAACCGTGGAGCCACGTGCCATAGGTACTGGCAGTGACGTGGTACCAGTGGTTCCAAGCGGGCACACACGAACTTCTACCGAACCGCGTGGCGGATTGTCAACGATCGCTCTTGAAAGCCCACGCCTTCAGGCGTGGGTCGGCAAGACCGTTCTTCGCTGCCGACCCACGGCTAAAGCCGTGGGCTTTGGTCTGTTAGTCTGAACACGATGCTCACGCTTCTCCTCTGCCTCCTCGCGCCGACGACGCAACCCAACATGCCGGCGATCATCGCCGCGGAGCAGTGGAACTCGACACCGCAAGCCTTTCCCGATGAGTACCTGCACGAGCCGACGACGGTGCTGTTGCACCATGCCGGCGTGACTTGGGAGGCCGGCGACAACCCGGCAGTCAAGATCAAGAACCTCCAGACCTGGGGCATGCGTGAACGCGGCTGGCACGACGTGCCGTACCACTTCCTCATTGCACCGGACGGGCGGATCTTCGAGGGGCGAGACATGAAGTATCGCCCCGACACCAACACCGACTTCGACACCGCCGGCTACATCAACGTCCAACTTTGGGGCAACTTCGACGAGCAGCGCGTGTCGCTCGAACAACTCCGGGCCACCGTCGCACTCGTCGCGCACCTTGCCGAGACAGTCGATATGCCGACCGACGACCTCGTCTCGCACATGGACGTCGCCAACACCGGCTGTCCTGGTACCGACTTCCAACGCTATCTCGATGGCGGCCCGCTCAAGGACTGGATCGACGCGGCACGTAACGGCCGGGCGCCGGACGTGGCATTGCTGCCGGAGTTGGAGAACGGACCGGCGGACATGATCCCCGTCGAGTAGCATGCGGCAATGAACGCACGCAACCGCCGGATCGCCACGCCCCTGCTCGCCGCACCGCTGCTCCTCGTCAGCCTTCTCCTGGCCAGCGGTTGCGAAGAAGAATCAACCAACAGAGCGACAACGACAACCACCGAAACACCCAATAGCACCAAGACAAAGGTGTCCGTCAAAAAGTACGACTCCCTGAACGACCTCATGAAGGAAGTCGCCAAGCAGTACGAGTTCCTGAAGCTCAACGTCGCGGAGGGGGATCAGACCGAACTGCTCGAATGCACCGACATCCTGATCGAGTTGTTCAGGCAGGCAGGGCTGGTGATCCCCAAGTATATTGACCACATCACCGATGACGAAAAGTGGTTCGAGACGGCCGGTGTATACAGCGACTTCACCGACGCCACGAGCAAAGAACTTGAGGTGCTACGCAAGGCGTTGGAGCAAGACGATCGCACCGCCGCCAGCGAATCGGTTGAACGTTTGCGACAGATTGATGAGTTTGACTATGAAACGTTCGGGATCGATCGGGGATGAGCCCAATCGCGTTCATCATGCGCCGGTACCACACCTCCGGCTGTGGTGCTGATCCCGATGAAATCTCCTGAGCCGAATCGCTCTACCATGCGACATGCCGGTGGAGTGGTTGCAACGCGATGCGGAGACGGTCAACGAGGCTCTGGCGGGCCTGCTGAGTGCGAGCCGTGTCGATGTGCCGGGTCGACTTTGGGAGGCGTTGCAGTACAGCGTGACCGCCGGCGGCAAGCGGCTGCGGCCGGCGCTCGTGCTTCGTTTCGCTGCACTGGCCAACGGCCAAGCGCTCGACGCCGCCCCTGCCCCCAAGGCGCTTGCCGCCGCCGTCGCGATCGAACTGATCCACACGTTCTCGCTGGTGCATGACGACCTGCCGGCCATGGACGATGACGACCTGCGTCGCGGCCGGCCGACGGTTCACAAAGCCTACGACGAAGCGACCGCGATCCTGGTCGGCGACGCGCTGGTCACGATGGCGTTCGAGCTGCTGGCGCGCGACGGGGATGCGGGCCTTTGCGTGGAGTTGGCACGTGCATCCGGGCCGATCGGGATGATCGGTGGCCAGATGCTCGATATCGCCGCGGAGGGGCAGACGCTCGCGCTCGAACAACTGCAGGACGTACACCGCCGCAAGACCGGGGCTCTGCTCACGGCGGCGTGTCGGCTGGGGGTGATGGCGGCGGGTGGCGGTGCCGATGTGCTGCTGGCAGCGACGCGCTACGGTCGGCACCTCGGGCTGGCGTTTCAGATCACCGACGACCTGCTCGACGCCACATCCACCGCCGAGAAGACCGGCAAGGCAACGGGCAAGGACGTCGCCGCCGGGAAAAACACCTATCCCGCCCTTCTGGGCGTCGACGGGGCCAGGGCGGCGGCCGACCAGCAACTCGCAGCGGCGGTTGACACGCTGGAGTCGTTCGGGGAGTTGGCAATAAGTTTGCGTGAGTTGGCCCGGTTCGTGGCCGACCGCGACCGGTGACCCCCACGGGCAGGCCCGCAAATGCTTGCAAGGGCAATATCTAGCCGCCACCGGCCGTGACGACATGGGTACGGATTGGCCAAGATTTGCGCTTGCGTGTGATGATGGTCCGGTATAGTCTGCAAGCTGTACGGCATGAGGGTGCCGTTGTTACCCGGACTGGAAACGAGGGAGAATCTAATGATTACGCCTTTCCGCGCAGCGGCTGTGTCTGCAATTGCGCTTGTTGGTTTTTCGGCGACCGCCGATGCCGCGTTCATCCCGTGGGATGTCCCGAGCGGTTCGACGTCCAGCTTCTCGTTCTCTGGCGGGGGGTCCGACAACGGACTCTTCGGCAGCCCCGACGTGGTGAGCGACGACGGCTTTGCCTTCTCGCCCGACGCCTTCATCGCCGTCGATGATGTCGACGATGACATCTCGGTGTCGACCACCGACCGCCTCGAGGTCACCATCACCGCCAACCCCGGCCAGACGATCGACAAGATCACCATCGGTGAGCTCGGCGACTTCGCCATTCTTGGTGCCGGTTCGGTGCAGGTCAGCGGTGCCCTGTTCCTCCTTGGCGATGGCCTACCGCTCACCGGTCTTTCGGACCTGCTGACGACCAGCCAGCCCATGCCGATCGCGACCGCCGGCTCGGGCCTTTACGACGGCATGGTCATGATCGACCTGCCGGCGGGCATCACCGAAGTCACCGTCATCTAC from Planctomycetota bacterium includes the following:
- the dnaB gene encoding replicative DNA helicase, with the translated sequence MPDTTAHTLARRTELPHAGRHGGTFMAELQSESTPNTNGSNGRAPVRREVPAETAPTTNDVRLPPNDIVAEMCLLASLMLDRDVVGDIAPMLTKETFYLPEHGLVYEIIVALYNENRACDTVIVRDELVKRDQYERLGGAEFLANILGSVPSAAHAKHYAQIVKEKQILRRLIKASDEVLQDCYGSHDKAENVLEVAERRFFEIAQEKVSGDMSKLGNVAMDVYDMLYERGHRGIDTDYTDLDEMLNGLQKGEMLIVAARPSMGKTAFAMNIVQNVAAKQVPCAVFSLEMSKQQLAQRMLCSRAGIDAQRVRKGMLNHEEYQRLAQVVNELDKYPVWVDDSAGLTLLELRAKCRRLHRQHQIQLVMIDYMQLMDNPGPESRQQQISEISRGIKAIARELEVPVICLSQLNRQSEGRDGHRPRMSDLRESGSIEQDADVVMLLHREDYYNQTQPDFVPSNEAEVIVAKQRNGPTGTVKLMFDNKTTSFRNLASGIDAF
- a CDS encoding polyprenyl synthetase family protein, giving the protein MPVEWLQRDAETVNEALAGLLSASRVDVPGRLWEALQYSVTAGGKRLRPALVLRFAALANGQALDAAPAPKALAAAVAIELIHTFSLVHDDLPAMDDDDLRRGRPTVHKAYDEATAILVGDALVTMAFELLARDGDAGLCVELARASGPIGMIGGQMLDIAAEGQTLALEQLQDVHRRKTGALLTAACRLGVMAAGGGADVLLAATRYGRHLGLAFQITDDLLDATSTAEKTGKATGKDVAAGKNTYPALLGVDGARAAADQQLAAAVDTLESFGELAISLRELARFVADRDR
- a CDS encoding serine/threonine-protein kinase, which gives rise to MPEQEPIPPAKTTATEEAPPPNPRPADSKPVAESLSGSRVESLSGSRPTTPSDSGSGLMAPAPTKPPVNDQDVGKFVTDSGLATATEVEYCREQQNNSSDPMQRSLADLLVENNFITSNQAKRIRHQIESRKSSRIPGYQLITEAGKGAMAKVYKAKQVSLDRIVAVKVLPKKVSDNADFVERFYREGQAAAKLSHNNIVQAIDVGSTPDGYHFFVMEWLEGPSLYDMMQAPPVGENKTFSEAEVIDIGIQMASALSHAHKRGMLHRDVKPKNIVLSPNGIAKLTDLGLARAKDDVKAAESEAGKAYGTPYYISPEQIRGEIDIDYRADIYSLGATLWHLAVGRPPYEGDSPSAVMHKHLKEPLTPPDHVNVVLGTGISEVIEVCMKKDRNERYQHTEDLLQDLRRVKDGEPPIHARRAVDFEALAEAEANAGQRTVDLNPVDQPNIWENPGVLAILGLGVVSILANLILVAIVLTG
- a CDS encoding peptidoglycan recognition family protein, with translation MLTLLLCLLAPTTQPNMPAIIAAEQWNSTPQAFPDEYLHEPTTVLLHHAGVTWEAGDNPAVKIKNLQTWGMRERGWHDVPYHFLIAPDGRIFEGRDMKYRPDTNTDFDTAGYINVQLWGNFDEQRVSLEQLRATVALVAHLAETVDMPTDDLVSHMDVANTGCPGTDFQRYLDGGPLKDWIDAARNGRAPDVALLPELENGPADMIPVE